The DNA window GCGTCTCGCCGCGGTCGAGGTCGGCGAATTCCGCGTGGATGGTCGCGTGGCGTTCGGACGGTGGCAGGTCGCGGACGTCGATTCGTGTCATACGACTCGTCCTACGCTGCCCGTCGTCATCCGACTTCATCCGAACATGTTCGTCTCCTAGTGCGTGTCCGATAGACGTCCTCGACTGCTCACTCCCTTGTCGTGTCCCACTACTTTCATCCGTTCCACGGCGATGAAACAGACGCGAGTGCCGGTAGCGGTTAGCTGGGAGTTCTCAGAACGGTTCTGCGGACTTTTATCGAGTTGTCGGTCGAACTGAGTGTCATGGTCATTGTTGATGAGAAACTGGTCGATGACCTCTCGCTCCGCGACCGCGAGTATCAAATCGACGACTTCGTGACGTACCTCGAACGTCACCACCACGGGGAGGAACCGGGGATTTCGATGGAGTGTCTCGACGCCTACGCCGACGCGCTCGGCTACGACAGGGACCGCACTCACGCGCTGCTCGAAGAGCGGCTGACGGATTCGACGACGTGGACGCCCGGGAACAACCTCTATCGGGTGGGGGAGAACGTCAGCATCTATCCGCCGTCGTGGCACGAAAAGCTGAGCGACACGATAGACATCGCCGAGTACGTGCGAATCATGCTGGAGGAGAAAATCGCGGCGACCGGCAGACTGCCGCCCGCTCGTCGTGGGGTTCCACAACCGGACATCCTCACCGCCATCGAGATATTCGCCGACCTCGACCGCGAGATGGGCGAGGACCTGCTCAAAAAGCAACGACAGGAGGGGTCCATCGTGGTGTTCGCCTCGCAGAACCCCGAAGACCTCGTTCGACTGCCGAAGACGGAGGAATAACGCATGAAGATAGCGACGCAGCGAAACGAAAACGGTCAGTTCGAACTGTTCGTCCTCCTCGACGGCGAGGTGTACACCAGCAGGCAAGTGGGGTCGGAAACGGAGTGGACCGAGTGGGAGCGACTGGACGGGGCCGAAGGAACGTCCATAGCGGTCGGTCGCAACGAGGACGGTCGCCTCGAAGTGTTCGTTACGGACCCGTCGAACGGGACGTACCACAACCGCCGGGAGACGGCCGATTCGGAGTCCCCGGTCGGTGACTGGGAGGGGTGGCGTCCGCTCGCCGACGACCCCCGTCCGGGCGGGTCGGTCGCGGTCGCGCCCAACGGCGACCGGCGACTCGAAGTCTTCGTCACCGACCCGACGACCGGGACGTTCCACACGAGACAGACGGAACAAAACGGGACCGCGTGGACCGACTGGAAGTCCCGAGGGGACCGAGCGGGCGACGAAATCGTCGTCGAACGCGACGCCGAGGAGCGGTTGCAGGTGTTCCTGCTCAACTACGCCGACGAAGGGGCGGGCCTGACGGAGGCCGAAAAGGAGTTCCTGTACGGGGTCCACCACTGCTGGCAGCTCGAACCGGACGGCGACGAGTGGGCCGATTGGCACCGACGCGGACGAGCGAACGGCCACTCGCTCGCCGTCGGGGAGAACGAAGACGGACGCTTCATGGCGTTTCTCGTTCGGGACGACGACGTGCCGATTCACATCCGGCAAGTCGGGTTCGAGGATACCGAGTGGGAGGAGACGTGGAGCGAACTGAGCTATCCGGAGGATTTCGAGATATTCCACCGGCCGAAGGCGAAATCCGTCGCTGCCGGTCGGGACGCGGCCGGTCGGGTGGTCGTGTTCATCACCGGCCGACGACTCCACAGTTTGGCACAGCAGTCACCGAACGGCGACTGGTCGCTGTGGGAGCGATTCGGCAAAGTCCGCTGCGCCGGACTCGACGTCGCCCGAACGGCGGACGGGCGACTCGTCGTCTTCGGTCTCGAAGACGCGCCGAAAGCGGCCCGCCGTCCGAAGGTTCACCAGCGATGGCAGCGGGAACCGAACGGCCGCTGGTCGAAGTGGTGGTCCCGCACGATTTAACTCCGAGTCGTTTCCGTCGGCGCGGCGTCCGCGCCGATTTCGAACCGACTTCCGAGTTCGGGTGCGCTCGCGTCGTAGCCGTCGGCCCGTAACTCCTCGGCGAACGCCGCGCACCTGTCGCCGTGGTTGACCAGCACCGTGGCGTCGCGGTAGGAATCCAAAAATTCGAGGAGGCCGTCCCGGTCGGCGTGGGCGGAGAAGTCGTAGGACTCGACCTGCGCGCTGACGGGCATGACGCGGCCGTCGATTTCGCCGCGTCCGGTTTCGAGCAGGTCCCGGCCGGGCGTTCCCTCGACCTGATAGCCCGTCATGGTGATTTTGTTGACCGGATTGGCGCGGATTTCGGGGATGTACGTCATCGCCGGGCCGCCCGAGAGCATCCCCGAAGTCGTCACGATGACGGTGTTCTTCCGCGCGATTCGCTTGCGCTGGCCGTTCCGCCCCGTCACGAACCGCGCGTTCGAGATGGCCCGCTGGAGAGCGTCGGGGTCGCGGACGAACTCGGGGTGCTGGCGGAGCATCCGCGTGACCTGCTTTCCCATTCCGTCGACGTAGCAGTCGATGTCGTGCGCTTCACAGACCATGAGCATCTCCTGTGTCCGGCCGATGGCGAACGCCGGGACGACGACGGTGCCGCCCTCCCAAATCGTCGTCTTCACGCTCTCCGCGAACTCCCGCTCCGTCGCGGCCCGCTCGTCGTGTTCCACGTCCGAGTACGTGCTCTCACAGAGTACCACGTCCGCGTCGGGGCGGGCGGTCGTTCCGGACAGCAGTCGCTGGTCGCCGGTGTGGAAGTCGGCGGTGTACAGCAGTCGCGTCTCGCCGTCGTCCACCAGCACGTGCGCGCTTCCGGGGATGTGGCCCGCGTTGTAGAACGTGATTTCGTGGCCCGCCGCCTCGAACGACTTGCGGTAGCCGTGGGGTTCAGACACCTGCGTCACCCGTTTGAGTTCGGCCTCGGTGAACGGGCAGTCGTAGCTCCCGCCGTGCAGTTTCAGCGTGTCCCGCGCGAGGATGCGCGTCAGTTCGTAGGTCGGCGGCGTCCAGTGAATCGGCGGGCGGTCGTCACCCGAGAGCAGGGAGGGGAGGATACCGACGTGATCCAGATGGCCGTGAGAGACGACCACGGCATCGGGGTTCACGTCGCCGACCGGATACTGCGGCGGATTCCCGGTCAGCATTCCGTAATCGAGGAGGAGGGAGTCGTTGACGAGAATCGCGCTCCGGCCCACCTCGTGCGCGCCGCCGAGAAACTGGATATTCATTGGGGGGTCTAACGGACGAAGCCGTTTTTCTTCGTCGGTTTCGACCGCCCCGCAAAGAATCACCGACTCGCGGTCACGGGGCCTTGATGTACCCGTAGTTCAGTTCCTGCAGACGGGCCAGTTCGCCGACACCGGAGGGGACGGATTCGACGCCCGGGAGGAGGTCGTCTTCGGCCACGTCCAGCATCTCCATCGCGTTTTCACACGCGCGGAAGGTGACACCCCGTTCCTGTAGCGACGCGATTCGGTCCGCGAACTCGTTGTCGGCCGTCGGCGGGGTGTAGACGAGGATTCCCTTCCCGTTCGCCAGCAACACGAGGTCCTTGACCGGAACGGTCTCGTCGTCGAGCAGGTTCTTCGCGTTCAACAGCGCGTGTTCCTGCGCCGCCGATTCGCCGCTCGATAGGTGAATGACGGTCTTCGACGGCGGGGACGGCCGTGAACACGCGTCCGTCCGCTCATCGAGCCGGTCGGCGGTTCCGCGAACCGATTCGCTCCCGAACAGGAGGGTACCGAACGCACCGGCGGCCGAAACGAAGCTTCTTCTCCACATGCACTTTTCATTTCGGTCTCGGTTGCAATAATGCTCGTTCTGAGTTTTTATTCTTGAAAACAGTGGAAAAATATATCTCTATGTATGATCTCGATACTTTTCGTCGTGTCCGAACGAGTCGTTTCGGTTGACTCCACGACGTTCCCCCCGAGCGCCGACGTATCCGTTCTTCGACCCCGAGTAAAACGCCACACCGCCGCCGGTTCCTGTCCCTTTATCGGGCCGAAGGCCGGAGTTCAGTGTGATGTCGGACAGAGCCTACACCTTGGACGGCGACTGGAACGCCCTCTACATCGACGGCGAATGGATCGACGGCGGTGACCGGGACGAAATCGACGTGACGAACCCGGCGACCCGAGAGCAAATCGCGTCCGTTCCGGCCGCTACCGAGGACGACGTAGACCGCGCCTACGAGGCCGCCGCGGAGGCACAGACCGACTGGGCGGACCAATCGCCGAACGAGCGAATCGGCGTCATCCAGTCCGCGCTCGACTTGCTGGACGAGCACCGGAACGACATTCTCCACTCGCTCGCGGTGGAGTCCGGAAGTGCGAACATGAAAGCGTTCGCGGAGTGGCAGACCGCGCGCGGCATCACCCAGCAGGCCGCCGAGTTCCCCTTCCGCGTCGGCGGCGAAATCAAGGACTCGATGATTCCGGGGAAGGAAAACCACGTCAAGCGAATCCCGATGGGCGTCGTCGGCGTCATCTCGCCGTGGAACTTCCCGTTCAACCTCTCGATGCGCGCCGTCGCGCCCGCGCTGGCGCTCGGCAACGCGGTCGTGCTCAAGCCCGCTTCGCCGACCCCCGTCACCGGCGGCCTGCTCCTCGCCAAAATCTTCGAGGAGGCCGGACTGCCCGAGGGACTGCTCAACGTCGTCCCCGGCAAAGGCTCGGAAATCGGCGACCGCATGGCGTCCCACCCCGAACTCGACGTCATGGCGTTCACCGGTTCGACCGAAGTCGGCAAACACGTCGCCAGCCTCGCGGCGGAGAACCTCGCGCTCCCCGCCATGGAACTCGGCGGGAACAACCCGCACGTCGTCACCGAGGACGCCGACATCGACGCGGCCATCGACTCGGCCGTCTTCGGGTCGTTCCTCCACCAGGGACAGGTCTGTATCTCCATCAACCGCCACCTCGTCCACGAGGACGTGTACGACGAGTACGTCGAGAAACTGACCGAGCGCGCCGAGTCGCTCCCCATCGGCGACCCGACCGACCGCGACAACGTTATCGGTCCCATCATCGACGAGGGCCAACGCGACCAGATGCTCGACTACATCGAATCGACGGTCGAGGAGGGCGCGACGCTCGAAACCGGCGGTCACCACGACGGTCTGTTCGTCAAGCCGACCGTCCTCTCCGACGCGACCAACGACATGTCCGCGTCGTGCAACGAGACGTTCGGTCCCATCGCGCCGGTCATCCCGTTTGCCTCCGACGAGGAGGCCGTCGAACTCGCCAACGCGACCGAGTACGGCCTCGCCGCCTCGGTCCACGCGGGCGACCTCGGCCGCGCGCAGGACCTCGCCGACGCCATCGACGCCGGGATGGTCCACATCAACGACCAACCCATCAACGAGGAACCCCACGTCCCCTTCGGCGGCGTGAAAGGATCCGGAATCGGCCGCTACGACGGTGACGCCATCGTGCAGGAACTCACGCAGGAGAAGTGGATTTCCGTGCAGCGCGACCAGCGACGGTATCCGTTCTAAATCGACCTTTTACGACGGTCACGAGCAGGAATGACGACGGCCGTCGTCATTCCTGCTGGTTCCCTGTAAAAGCTCGACCAAAAGCAGCGGAAGACGTTCCTGCTCGCTTACGCTGTGCGGGCATGCGACTTCCCAGCCTTCCTTCACTACGTTCAGGAAGACACTCCTCCCTCACCCCGCTCAGTCGTCGGCCCGCTCGCTTCCGAGGCGCTCCGCGCCTCGCGTCGCTCGCGGTACGATTGCTAGTTCCCTGAAAATACGGCGCGCCTATCGCTCACTTCGTTCGCTCGTAGTAGAACTTACAATTTTAACTCTCTATACGGAGTGCGAATCCCCACCCTGCGTACCCCTCGTTCTCGATTGAAAGCGTTTCTTCGAACCAATATTCTCCCGGTTCGAGGCAGTTTTCTGCCCAGTGGTCCCCCCAGATTTCCGCTCGACAGGAGAGAATATCTCCCGTTTCGACTTCCTTCCGCATGAGACCCAGCGGATGGCCGAAATCGTCGTCTGCGGGAAGATTCGGTTTCCAGCATTCGGGTTCGTCCGCCCGTCGTTCGTACCCGTTGGGGGACGGGAGCAGTACCAGACCGGTTTCGGGCCACGAACACCGGTGGGGCAGTTCGATTGGGACGGTGTTTCCGAACAGGAGTACCGACGCGTCTCCCTCCCACGTCACCCCGATTTCGACGACTGCCGTGGATTCCTCCGTGATATTCGCGGTAATCATCTCGACGGAAACGGTGGCTCTCGGGACCTCCGGTTGAGCCGTCCGACAGATTTGTACCGTTCTTGCACTGTCCATGTGCCCGACGACTACGGGACCGACCATCAAACGTGGTACCTATTCCGCCAGCGGGTCCTGTGGGGTGAACCAGTTCGCGACACCGCTCGGATTTGGATCGCGGTTCGCTCGAAACCGCGCCCATTCGACGGTAAGTTTGCCGAGAACCAGTACCGTTACGTACAGTATTTCGACGGTGTTATCGGTCAACACTTGCTTCGAAAGCCTTCCAAACACCGCCCAGACCCCGAGGTGGAAGAAAATGCCGACCGCCTGAAGCCCCTGTATGAACACGAACATGAAGAAGATAATTCGACAGGGGATTTCGAGGACCATGTGCGCGGACATCGACTCGTACTTTCGCTCTCTGAAGAACTCGAGCCGAATCTTGAGGAGTTGCGAGACGGCGATAACGAGAACCGACCCGGCCACGGTGGGTAAAATCGACGTCTCGATAGCTGAATCGTAGATG is part of the Haladaptatus paucihalophilus DX253 genome and encodes:
- a CDS encoding MBL fold metallo-hydrolase; the protein is MNIQFLGGAHEVGRSAILVNDSLLLDYGMLTGNPPQYPVGDVNPDAVVVSHGHLDHVGILPSLLSGDDRPPIHWTPPTYELTRILARDTLKLHGGSYDCPFTEAELKRVTQVSEPHGYRKSFEAAGHEITFYNAGHIPGSAHVLVDDGETRLLYTADFHTGDQRLLSGTTARPDADVVLCESTYSDVEHDERAATEREFAESVKTTIWEGGTVVVPAFAIGRTQEMLMVCEAHDIDCYVDGMGKQVTRMLRQHPEFVRDPDALQRAISNARFVTGRNGQRKRIARKNTVIVTTSGMLSGGPAMTYIPEIRANPVNKITMTGYQVEGTPGRDLLETGRGEIDGRVMPVSAQVESYDFSAHADRDGLLEFLDSYRDATVLVNHGDRCAAFAEELRADGYDASAPELGSRFEIGADAAPTETTRS
- a CDS encoding DsrE family protein, which produces MWRRSFVSAAGAFGTLLFGSESVRGTADRLDERTDACSRPSPPSKTVIHLSSGESAAQEHALLNAKNLLDDETVPVKDLVLLANGKGILVYTPPTADNEFADRIASLQERGVTFRACENAMEMLDVAEDDLLPGVESVPSGVGELARLQELNYGYIKAP
- a CDS encoding aldehyde dehydrogenase family protein; its protein translation is MSDRAYTLDGDWNALYIDGEWIDGGDRDEIDVTNPATREQIASVPAATEDDVDRAYEAAAEAQTDWADQSPNERIGVIQSALDLLDEHRNDILHSLAVESGSANMKAFAEWQTARGITQQAAEFPFRVGGEIKDSMIPGKENHVKRIPMGVVGVISPWNFPFNLSMRAVAPALALGNAVVLKPASPTPVTGGLLLAKIFEEAGLPEGLLNVVPGKGSEIGDRMASHPELDVMAFTGSTEVGKHVASLAAENLALPAMELGGNNPHVVTEDADIDAAIDSAVFGSFLHQGQVCISINRHLVHEDVYDEYVEKLTERAESLPIGDPTDRDNVIGPIIDEGQRDQMLDYIESTVEEGATLETGGHHDGLFVKPTVLSDATNDMSASCNETFGPIAPVIPFASDEEAVELANATEYGLAASVHAGDLGRAQDLADAIDAGMVHINDQPINEEPHVPFGGVKGSGIGRYDGDAIVQELTQEKWISVQRDQRRYPF
- a CDS encoding DUF6498-containing protein, which gives rise to MIWGIGISAVPLIIYDSAIETSILPTVAGSVLVIAVSQLLKIRLEFFRERKYESMSAHMVLEIPCRIIFFMFVFIQGLQAVGIFFHLGVWAVFGRLSKQVLTDNTVEILYVTVLVLGKLTVEWARFRANRDPNPSGVANWFTPQDPLAE